A stretch of Rhizobium sp. TH2 DNA encodes these proteins:
- the ybaL gene encoding YbaL family putative K(+) efflux transporter, with protein sequence MPHGTPLITTIVAGFVLAFIFGTIANRFKLPPLVGYLIAGILVGPYTPGYVADQSLALELAEIGVILLMFGVGLHFSLKDLLSVRFIAVPGAIVQIAFATLLGWAFGQWLGWSHGGSLVFGLALSVASTVVLLKALQERRIVDTEKGRIAVGWLIVEDLAMVLALVLIPAIAGVAGGDNAPTDPLALKLSQLAGFDLGITGVIGITLVKVAAFIGVMLVFGRKLIPWILHHIAHTGSRELFRLGVLAIALGVAFGAAQLFGVSLALGAFFAGMILSESPLSHRAAQESLPLRDAFAVLFFVSVGMLFDPLSVLRDPLPVLITVAIIVFGKSVAAFLIVIAFRKSMGTALIISASLAQIGEFSFILAELGVGLDLLPKEGRDLILAGAIISIILNPIVFWACDYIRPWLESRFAREEAPSGPGKIEPEAEPDEAPVQLPTVLTGHTIVVGHGRVGSVVALAVRNAGRPLLVIEDSEKRTEGLREEGVEVITGNAVSSDILKLANLSGAETIVVAIPDAFEAGQVTEQARAANPSIRIVGRAHSDDEIEHLTRFGADIVIMGEREIARGMVEYLHAHAPPPTGEVMGHA encoded by the coding sequence ATGCCCCACGGAACCCCCTTGATCACGACCATCGTCGCGGGTTTCGTCCTGGCATTCATATTCGGCACGATCGCCAATCGCTTCAAGCTGCCGCCGCTGGTGGGCTACCTGATCGCTGGCATCCTGGTCGGGCCGTATACGCCCGGCTACGTCGCCGACCAGAGCCTCGCGCTCGAGCTCGCCGAGATCGGCGTCATCCTTCTCATGTTCGGCGTCGGCCTGCATTTCTCGCTCAAGGATCTCCTGTCCGTGCGCTTCATCGCGGTGCCCGGCGCGATCGTACAGATCGCCTTCGCGACGCTACTCGGCTGGGCCTTCGGGCAATGGCTCGGCTGGTCGCATGGCGGCAGCCTGGTCTTCGGCTTGGCACTTTCCGTCGCCTCGACCGTCGTGCTGCTCAAGGCGCTGCAGGAGCGGCGCATCGTCGACACCGAGAAGGGCAGGATCGCCGTCGGCTGGCTGATCGTCGAGGACCTCGCCATGGTCCTGGCCCTGGTGCTGATCCCCGCGATCGCAGGCGTAGCCGGCGGCGACAACGCGCCCACCGATCCGCTGGCGCTGAAACTCTCGCAGCTCGCCGGCTTCGATCTCGGCATCACGGGCGTGATCGGCATCACGCTGGTCAAGGTTGCCGCCTTCATCGGCGTCATGCTGGTCTTCGGCCGCAAGCTCATTCCCTGGATCCTGCATCACATCGCCCATACCGGCTCGCGCGAACTCTTCCGGCTCGGTGTGCTGGCAATCGCTCTCGGCGTCGCCTTCGGCGCGGCGCAGCTTTTCGGCGTCTCGCTGGCGCTCGGTGCATTCTTCGCCGGCATGATCCTGTCGGAAAGCCCGCTCAGCCATCGCGCGGCGCAGGAAAGCCTGCCGCTGCGCGATGCCTTCGCGGTGCTGTTCTTCGTCTCCGTGGGCATGCTGTTCGATCCCTTGAGCGTGTTGCGCGATCCGCTTCCCGTGCTGATCACGGTTGCCATCATCGTGTTCGGCAAGTCGGTCGCGGCATTCCTCATCGTCATCGCGTTCCGCAAGTCGATGGGCACCGCGCTCATCATCTCGGCCAGCCTGGCGCAGATCGGCGAATTCTCCTTCATTCTGGCCGAACTCGGCGTCGGCCTCGATCTGTTGCCCAAAGAGGGGCGCGATCTGATCCTCGCAGGCGCCATCATCTCGATCATCCTCAACCCCATCGTCTTCTGGGCCTGCGACTATATCAGGCCATGGCTGGAATCCCGGTTCGCTCGAGAGGAGGCGCCCTCCGGGCCCGGCAAGATCGAGCCCGAGGCCGAGCCCGATGAGGCGCCGGTGCAACTACCGACCGTGCTCACCGGCCACACGATCGTCGTCGGTCATGGCCGGGTCGGCAGCGTGGTGGCGCTGGCTGTGAGGAATGCCGGCAGGCCCCTGCTGGTGATCGAGGATTCGGAAAAACGCACCGAGGGCCTGAGAGAAGAAGGCGTCGAGGTCATCACCGGCAACGCCGTGTCATCCGATATCCTCAAGCTGGCCAATCTCTCCGGGGCCGAGACGATCGTGGTTGCAATTCCCGATGCGTTCGAGGCGGGGCAGGTGACCGAGCAGGCACGCGCCGCCAATCCGTCGATCCGCATCGTCGGCCGCGCGCATTCCGATGACGAGATCGAACACCTCACGCGTTTCGGTGCCGATATCGTCATCATGGGCGAGCGGGAAATTGCCCGCGGCATGGTCGAATATCTCCACGCCCATGCGCCTCCTCCAACCGGCGAGGTGATGGGGCACGCCTGA
- a CDS encoding porin: MNIKSLLLGSAAALAVVSGAQAADAVVAAEPEPMEYVRVCDAYGTGFFYIPGTETCLKIGGQLRYEKRFSDGGTQKFDRDGLPMFRTRADGTLKLDADGNPIAKNTKDSYDNHTRVRVNFDARNDSEWGTVYSWIRIQTDSVNNGENIYGDGDNSYLRAYYYFGIGGLEFGNYDSQWAKWMGDGGRTDDGGIYTTDFNYPDSRQYVSYSADFGNFKAFVSLDNDADEFYKPEDHDGDGVAGKRGRQYLPDISAGVSGTFGDYYAAAAVAYDESDESFAIKKVVRGDIGMFGFTAMGLYSDSSENIYFAYDGFSAIIGLSAKVTDTVTVAKDIQWFDNGDWRLVGDVSWQVASGFSVLAEGVYFNPDKGDDSKAGFLRFQRDF, from the coding sequence ATGAACATCAAGAGCCTTCTTCTCGGCTCCGCCGCTGCCCTGGCAGTGGTCTCTGGCGCACAGGCTGCCGACGCTGTTGTCGCTGCTGAGCCGGAACCCATGGAATATGTACGCGTCTGCGACGCTTACGGCACGGGCTTCTTCTACATCCCGGGCACCGAAACCTGCCTCAAGATCGGCGGTCAGCTGCGTTACGAAAAGCGCTTCTCCGACGGCGGCACTCAGAAGTTCGACCGCGACGGTCTGCCGATGTTCAGGACCCGTGCAGATGGCACCCTCAAGCTCGATGCTGATGGCAACCCCATCGCCAAAAACACGAAGGATTCTTACGACAACCACACCCGCGTTCGCGTCAATTTCGATGCAAGGAATGATTCCGAGTGGGGCACTGTCTACAGCTGGATTCGTATCCAAACCGACTCCGTGAACAACGGCGAAAACATCTATGGCGACGGCGATAACAGCTACCTCCGTGCCTACTACTACTTCGGCATCGGTGGTCTCGAATTCGGCAACTACGATAGCCAGTGGGCCAAGTGGATGGGCGATGGCGGCCGTACCGATGACGGTGGCATCTATACTACCGACTTCAACTATCCGGATTCCCGCCAGTATGTGAGCTACTCGGCTGACTTCGGCAACTTCAAGGCCTTCGTCTCGCTCGATAACGACGCTGACGAATTCTACAAGCCGGAAGATCATGACGGCGACGGCGTCGCCGGCAAGCGTGGTCGCCAGTACCTGCCGGATATCTCGGCTGGTGTGTCCGGCACGTTCGGCGACTATTACGCTGCCGCTGCGGTTGCATACGATGAATCCGACGAATCCTTCGCGATCAAGAAGGTTGTTCGTGGCGACATCGGCATGTTCGGCTTCACCGCCATGGGCCTGTATTCGGACAGCTCGGAAAACATCTACTTCGCTTATGACGGCTTCAGCGCCATCATTGGTCTCTCGGCCAAGGTCACCGACACCGTGACCGTCGCGAAGGACATCCAGTGGTTCGACAACGGCGACTGGCGTCTGGTTGGCGATGTCAGCTGGCAGGTTGCCTCGGGCTTCTCGGTCCTGGCTGAAGGTGTGTACTTCAACCCTGACAAGGGCGACGACAGCAAGGCTGGTTTCCTGCGCTTCCAGCGTGACTTCTAG
- the xth gene encoding exodeoxyribonuclease III codes for MKIASYNVNGINGRIDILLRWLEESSPDVVCLQELKAPDDKFPARVLERAGYGAIWHGQKSWNGVAILARGTEPVQTRRGLPGDPDDSHSRYVEAAVSGILVGCLYLPNGNPAPGPKFDYKLRWFNRLHAYARELLALDIPVALVGDYNVMPADLDVYAPERWRDDALFRPEVRDAYRTLLDQGWTDAIRHLDPDARIYTFWKYLRNAFARDAGLRIDHFLLAPKISSRLVSAGVDRHVRGWAHASDHAPVWIEISK; via the coding sequence ATGAAAATCGCCTCCTACAATGTCAACGGGATCAATGGACGAATCGACATCCTGTTGCGGTGGCTTGAGGAATCCTCTCCCGATGTGGTCTGCCTTCAGGAACTGAAAGCGCCTGACGACAAATTTCCCGCCCGCGTCCTGGAACGTGCCGGCTATGGCGCCATCTGGCATGGACAGAAGAGCTGGAACGGCGTGGCGATCCTGGCACGCGGCACCGAGCCCGTGCAAACCCGCCGCGGCCTTCCCGGTGATCCCGACGACAGCCATAGCCGCTATGTCGAAGCCGCCGTTTCCGGCATTCTTGTCGGCTGCTTGTACCTTCCAAACGGCAACCCTGCGCCCGGACCTAAATTCGATTACAAGCTCCGTTGGTTCAATCGCCTGCACGCCTACGCGCGCGAATTGCTGGCGCTTGATATCCCGGTCGCCCTGGTCGGCGACTACAACGTGATGCCGGCGGATCTGGATGTCTATGCGCCGGAACGCTGGCGCGATGACGCGTTGTTCCGGCCCGAAGTGCGGGATGCCTACCGCACGCTCCTCGACCAGGGTTGGACCGACGCCATCCGCCATCTAGATCCCGATGCGCGGATCTACACGTTCTGGAAATATCTCCGCAATGCCTTCGCGCGCGATGCGGGACTGCGCATCGATCACTTCCTGCTCGCACCCAAAATCTCGTCACGCCTCGTCTCTGCAGGCGTCGACCGGCATGTCAGGGGGTGGGCGCATGCAAGCGATCATGCACCGGTTTGGATCGAAATTTCAAAGTGA